In the Vulpes vulpes isolate BD-2025 chromosome 12, VulVul3, whole genome shotgun sequence genome, ctgcctatcttggaagctctttatctctccctattctgaatgagagccttgctggataaagtattcttggctgcatgttcttctcatttaggaccctgaatatatcttgccagccctttctggcctgccaagtctctgtggagaggtctgctgttaatctaatacttctccccatataagttagggatctcttgtcacttgctgctttaaggattttctctttatctttggaatttgcaagtttcactattaaatgtcgaggtgttgaacggtttttattcaTCTCAgcgggggatctctctatctcctggatctgaatgcctgtttccctccccaagttagggaagttctcagctatgatttgttcaaatacactttctggtcctctgtccctttcgacaccctctggaaccccaattaagcgtagatttttccttctgagtctgtcatttatttccggcctgattagatctaaattctgcagtcatgaagtctcttgaatcctttatgcttttctctagagccaccagtagctttataattgtgcttctgaattggctttctgacattgaattgtaatccaaattctgtaactctgtgacagagagtatggtttctgattctttcttttgtggtgagttcttctttctagtcatgttgctcagtgcagagtggctaaacacgagttgtactggaaaaaggaagaaaaaaaaaaagagagaaaacaacaacaaaaaaaaacaaggaatggtaccctctggttctatatagtgtaaatccctcaacttcccctggagctttccagcgctgctcagTCAAGAAACTGCTCttccactgggtgttattctgtatgttgaccaattgaacaccaataaaaaataaatttataaataacaaaaaaaaagaatctgctcttcccctgaccttccagctggtcttctgggggaggagcctgctgtgctgactctcaggtgtgtgcacctgggggaggcccccacccccctgtgcccagctcagtgggagctgttgaccctctgaggcctctgtcccctggggccccgcccctccccggccagggtgacaccaggaggaacaaccccactggcggcggccgggtctccagccctggagtcagctcccggtaaccaccgcagctcccagtcGGCACGGGCCCGGGTGCTCCCGGGGCAGGGGCGCTGACCTGTGCAgctcgggggcgcccggggcaggagcgtcctcactgtcctgggccctccccacctccgcccATCccgggggagtgcaggatcccgggctgtgtcccctgggctccggggctccggggcctgcgccgcTGGAATCCACTCCCGGGGCCATGCAGCACCCCCCCGCGCGGAGCCCCCTCCTGAgctgctccccaggccccgcAGGGGCTCCAGCCCTTCACCGGCTCTCCCCGGCGCCCCTCCTGTCAGTGACCCCAGGAGCCTCGGGGCTCCACcacccctcctgggatcctgccccagttccctgcgagcgcctttccttCCGGGAGGAATCCGGGTGGATTTTTATAGTTCCTGCTTATCCGGgtcggggctttcctgtcctggaggctcttgcCTCCAGGctttagcccggctcctcgcgggggcctctcccccactggattcttatgtatatatgtaggtaggtatttttctgtcttcctacctggttagaagcacaaactcttctctatgtagcattccagctgttctctctttaaatctcaggctgaatttgtaggttttcaggatgatttgaaagttatctaggtaagtcggtggggacaggtgacttggggaccctactcttctgtcatcttgccctgccctcatttatatttttaagattttatttatttattttttaagattttatttatttattttttaagattttatttatttattcatgagagacacacacacagagagagagaggagagagagagaagcagagacacaggcagaggaagaagcaggctccctgtgggaagcccaattagagacttgatcccaggatcccaggatcatgactggagccaaaggcagacactcaacctctgagccacccagacgccccataCAATCCTTTTAGAAAGCAGCTTAGCACCAAATTGCAAAGTGCTTAAGTTATTCATACActttgattcaataattccactcTGGAAATCTCTCTTAATGGGGGAGGAAAATccaaagtcaaaaaagaaaaaaaaaatcaccacaaagATGTTCATACAGCATTGTTTAgaacaagaaaattaaattaaagcaaaatttccatttattaaataaatataaaacatttatatttagttAAGTTTCAactataaatgtatttgaaaaatagcaGTCGCATATGTGCTTAAAGAATAACACATTGAAATATTAAGAACCatgaagagaatattatgaaaaagtaggaaaatgatttttataagtaaaataaagcagGATATAGCATTGGCTAGTGAAGTATCCTCTACAACTTTGTATGGGTATTGGTAGAATCAGATACTGCTGGAAATatatgctcaacaaatattaattggctaaataaatgaaaaagtctgagataaaagataatttataaaatgtcttttctatatttcaattttttttcctatgatgaggtgttttatttttataacgcAACAAAACTATAAAGGTGCCATGTCTAGAATATTTGCCTTCTCATAAATTGTATTTGCAAATTTTACCTCACTGTCCTGGAATGCTCTATCATTCCTACTGATAGATGAGGAGTGGGGGCCCCAAAATTTATTCTTACCTTCGAACTAGGCTACCATGTTCTAGGCTCTGCATTAGAAGACAGAAAACTGAATTCTAGTCCCTGCCCTGTCCATGGCTTGCTGGGTGGTTTGCAGTAACTCACTTCTCTTAGTCTCTCTTTCTTGGAGTTTTGCCCTGCTGATTGTAAGATGGCTTTCTTTTCTAGTCTGTCTCTCAGTGGAGAGAGAGCTGTATCAGAAAGGGTTGATCATGTATAATATTGCTCTCTCTGGTCACTCCATGTTTTGtctccctattttattttcttctgttactatttttattatgccATTTTGTCATGTCAGCCTTTCCacattttttatatcattttcagaaatgactttgttttgtattttgcatgtttgttctgttttgacaagctagggacgcctggggggctcagcagttgagcatctaccttcggcccagggtgtgatcctggagtcctgggatcgagtcccacattgggctccctgcatggagcttgcttctccctctgcctgtctctgcctctctgtgtgtctcatgaataaataaataaaatctttaaaaaatgttttgcctATCTAGATATAAACTCTGTGAGATCATAACCCAGCTTATCCTGGCTGATATGGCAACAAAAACTAGCTCAAATGGAAAAGATAACTTGTCTTGTGTACCTTGAAGGGATTGAAATAGCTCATAGAAACCAGACTTTAGAAATGACAAAGTCCTTTCTGTGTGAACACACACACCTACATGTGCTTGtttcctctacccttccccttCTCATCATTTCTCATTACTGCTTATCTTTGCTTTCCTTCATTCTGCATGTTGCATCCATCTGGAACAGGACTCTTCCGAGTCCTGCCAGAAGCCCTAAATTGACTTTGCCCCAATTTAACATTTCCAACAGAAAGAGTTTCATTGCCCCTGTGTCAGAGGGCAGCCACTGGAAAAGATTCTAATTGGTTTAGCTGCGGCTCTGTATGCTTCTTTGAACCAATCACACTAGGAGTAGAATTGTCAGCTGTGCTCGctcatatgtgtgcatgtgtctttgtttttgtttttcatcattagCATAAATTCAATTTGGTGTTTCTGTGCAAAAACTTATTTAAATCACCGACCATTTTATGGTGTTCAATTTAGGCAAAGCTACATAGTAGTAAACTATAGTCCACTTACTTCCATATATAAATAGAGgtactaatattttcttcttagacTCCAATGAGTAGTCAGTCTTGCTCTCTTCCTATGTGCCATGTTGTTATATCCTTGAGTTTAGGAACCATAATTCACTTTTCTGTCTCTCCAATATTACCTAGCAAAGTGCTTTATAGTTAGTAGCTATCCTCTGAATTTCTGACAttagattaaatgagctaattgACTAGCTGAATTTGTAGGCTTCTTCATTCATTACATGTGTTTTATTTGGTGAGAATATGATTAGTTTTCACTACtctgaaagcaggaaagactataattctctttatttttagtttaagaaATGCTATTCAGCAGTgctagggaagagaaagaaatcattgaTCATTGCAGTAAGTCTTCCTTCACATCATGAATTCCAGCTTCTCTTATTGATATTTCCttcaactaatttatttttaccttgtACCTCATTTAATGATATGGATAGCGGCATCTGTGGTAGGTAGAAAAAATTGCTCTCAGTATTATTCTTCATTCAGATGAACTGCAGGTCTTACCTTTGACATTTGAGTTAAAGAAAAGTAAACTTGCAGGAGTCCATCTGAGACTGTCTCTGGGCAAGTAAAGCTTTAGGCTCTTGCTCTCGGATCATGGTGTGTGATCTAGTACTCTTGGTTTCAACTGTAAGCTTTTAGAAATCCAGAATCTAGGGCCTCAGCCCAGACCCTCGGGATCTGCAATTTAACAAGTTTCCCAGATGATTTGTAAGCACAAGAAAGTATGAGAAGCACTGCTCTATAGATTAAAATCAGCTTCCTGGAAGGCTTGTAGGACTTTAACCATTGGGCTTGGCTTATAACTGATATGTTCAGGAAGCCAAGTGTTTACCCTAGGGATGACAATGTTGGTAAATGTTGATGTTCTCATACCATGAGCTCGTGAGAGACATTACTAATTGCTTAGGGCACTATTTCCACCAAGCTTCAGGATGTTTGTCTACATTCTCTGCCTAGTCTGGTAACtttcatggagacagaaaaatTGGCCtaagatgggacacctgggtggctcagtagttgagcacctgcctttggttcagggcgtgagcccacggtcctgggattgagtcccacattgagctcccggcatggagcctgcttctccctctgcctatgtctctgcctctctctgtgtctctcatgaagaaataaataaaatcttaaaaaaaaaaaaaaaagaaaatttgacctAAGAGTTAAGACCTATTTATTAATCTTGCCGGAAGATCAACTGTTTGCGAAATAGTATCCAAAAAGCAAAATAGACTAAAGGGAAATCTAGGTTATTGAATCTTGTGGGTATGGTTTTTGGATAATTTATTGGCCAAATAATAAAGTCGAGGTCATGAGTTCAGCTCTGGGCAAACCAGATAATTTCTTAATCTACTCTTTCCAGTTTGCTCTGTCTCCCATCCATCTGCTCTTCCTCATGCTAATCTCTTTGTGATTTCCCCTCACTAACCTTCATCTGTTCTTTTGAATTAAGCTTATTTTGATCTTTCTGGTTGGAGTACTCGGGAGAAGGATCATCTTAGCTATATGCCCCATCTCCTGGAGACCCAAACTCTGACATAGACTTGTATGAACCCTGGTTGTCTTTATTTACCCTTTTGAAACAACCTCAGACTGAATGCCTTACCAAGGTCAGCTGTTTGCCCAAAATGTTATCCCAAATGACAGAAACTGGGAGAATGAATTAGAGTCCACTTTCATTGCCTACTTGAACAGGCTTGACATTGTCACAGTTCTTCCATAGTTGCCAAAGAAGTAGGATCTGAGTCAACTTTTTGGGTTCTGGGCACAATTCCACTACTTCctggagtgtgatgtgggacaaGTTAGTATCTCTCTTTTCtcagtttgttcttctttctatgaaatgaaataattctgGAGCCTAATACCCAGGTTTGTTATAGAGATTAATgagaattatataaaatttggCACAATACCTGGAGTATGATGAGATTTTACTACCATCAATGtctattaatttcattattgtcATAATCTTTGTGGGGAATTCTGCTGTGTTGGAATAGGGGATTAGTCAGGGCCTACCAAAAACAACTGTAGGtacaactttctttttaatattctcctcCTCTCTTCAGACTACCTCTTTATTGTCACATAAAATTATTCTCCTTAGATATCTAAATCACCAGTTCGATCAGATCTAGGGTATTTCCTCCCCTCAAATTGTGCCAAGTTTGATATAAACTAACGTAGTTTGAATAACTAATCAACATCCAAATACATCCACGTCGATCAGAACTCAGGCTTTATTATTGTGCAgtgaaaaaaactaaaacttaatTCCAAGCACATGTAATTCGAGTTTGCAAAGAAAGATATTGTTCATAAAACATAttcaatatttaaagaagaaaatgacatttatttgaaGAACAGAATATACTTAGAATTCCTGGCTTCTAAAAAGCCCATTTCCCCTATGCCTAAGCTTTGTAATTTCATGTTAGgcaataaagttattttatacAATCTAGTTAAACTATTTAATGGAAATAGCACTTGACAGAATAAAATATTGCATAGATGTATGACtccaaaataatattatttaaatccAATGTTCAACTTCCAAAGGTAGATTGCCCCTAATAGACACCAATATATGCTTGTTTACACATATATAAGTACATAAAGTATGTAAAGGAAACTGACATATATAATATCAACCCTCAATTTCATCTAGGAGGATAAGGATACTAAAGCAAGGGaaaagtaaacatatttttttcctactttattttccCATACAGTTTGCCTTAGTGTTACCTATTCAAGTCAGAAATAGTAATGTAATTCTGGGACTACAAATTGGCCAAATATCCTGTTTTATCATTCCCTTTCAGGACTGGACCGGGCGGGCATTTTCAAAATCAGAGTGTGTatatggtggaggaagagggtcatgaagaaaacaaagttaaatCAGAACATTTCTGAGATATCCATGTTCTGATGTGGCAGACAGGATGCAGGTCCCACCAGGGGATGCACCGACTCAGAAAGGTTTATGGGCTAGCAAAATGCTATGACTGGGATGGAACAAATCGGGCATCAGACTAAGGTTTCTGGGTCATATCgcccccagaatttctgatttagaGAATGCTCATCAATTAAATATAGACTAAACCTCCAAGAGAAAATCTTCCAGGTAGCTGTTGTGTTTTTAACAGACCTGGTTTCTGTACAAAGGAGAGGGCTTAGGAAAGTGGGAAGGATTAGATAGCCCATTTTGCAGAAGCCACATTAACATTGTGCACATAGCTGGATCATTATTTCTGACCTCCTATACTCCATAGAGAGCAAAATCACAGTGAAATGTGGTAGCAAAATTGGCTGACTCTTGTTTACCTGTGGACACAAAAGATGCCCATGTGACAATTCTGACTTACTCTTGTGAACCATCAGCCTGTAAATTGTGATCAATCTTGCATTTTTGAGAAGGGCCTATTAAGGGATAATAAATTCACATATGTACCTCTTGGTGCTACGACAGACCTCATCACTCCATTTGCCCTGAGCTGACTGGGAGAACAGGGCACAGTTTTCACGCTTACCGCCATTAGGCTGTGCGTGGTCCCAGTTGAGGAAGGAGATGGTGACTCCATGGACATCAACAAACTTGCCCTCTGTGACCATGTCATTGATGCCCAGCCAAAAGTCATTGACACCTGGCAGGCTTCTTTTACCATAGTCTCGGAGGGCATTGATTTCGTCAGAGTTTCTGGGGATAACCAAGGTTCCTCCCTTGGAGATGCAGTCTTCATTGGCTTCATGGAAGTGCTTCAAACCTTCTGAAGCAAGGTAGCATTTCTTGTGAACTTTTGTGCCTCGGAGACAGACTGTAAAGATGTGAAATTTGGTATATTAGTGTTTTTTGCGTATTATACATCCAGGATTGGACTTGGAAAATAGTAGTTAATATTACTATTAATTATAGTGATGTGTGATCATAATTATGAATTAACATTTATTGGAGATTTTGTATGTGTCAGACCTTGTGCCAAGCACTTTATAATAATGAACTAATGTAATAATCACAATAATCCCATAAAGTGAGATTTTATTTCTCCCACCTTTACGTATCAGGATATTGAGGCCTAATAGAAGTTGTTACTTATAACGACTTTGTGTGTAAAAATGCAACTTACGTAGCATATAAGATCATAACTACATAAACTCAGGTCTGTCCCACCCTCAAGACATTTTTAGTTTCATGCTGCTTTGATATACACATGCTTGTTTCTTTGTGTAGCTCTATTGTATGCTGCTTTCTTTGGAACTTTTGGAACTAAAGTATTAGTATTTCataattattaagaaaacaaacaaaaacaagagtctGAATTGACATATGGAAAGAAAGTGGTTTTATTATGCAGGTAACTCAGCCCTGGTAATATTGTTTAGGTTATTCAGGATAAACCAAACATAAAGATAGTTTTAGGGCAAAGTCTGGAGAACCAGACTCTGACATTTACTAGGTGTGTAATTGTTGgagaaaatacttatttatttatgcctcagttttctcatctataaaatgaggataatcataATGGTACCTATCTCATAAATTGTTGGAGGACTAATGTTTTAATGTTTGTAATGTATTTAAAGTGCCCAGCTGTGGGTAAGGCATTAATAAAACTCTTTTGCCTTCCTCATGGGCATTTAATCTTCCTTTGGCTTTTGTATTCTCTTCCTGGAAACCTGATAAATGGAATATGTCACCAGTATGACTAGGCAAAGTTGCTTGTGGTAAAAATGACCTTGAACTGGTAACACAAAGCTGGCCTGGGAGTTATAAATCCTTGATGGAAAGCCATAACTTTAGTCTTCCCTAAAAGCAGTAACTCTTATAATTGGACAGGTCTCTTGCAGGACCCTTGAAGTTCTGCTTTTGGAGTTGCTATGTGAGGTGTTGGATCCTGGAGGTATAACTCTTGTGAGCAAGGGCTATTCTTGAACCCACCCAGTGTGGCTCTCTTTTCCTTAACCCCTGGGAGCCAAGGAGGGTAACTCCTGGAAGACAGATGTACAGCTGCACAGGCTGTTGGGAGCTCTACTCCTGTGTAAAGAGGAATGCCAAGCTGTGCTTCTAACCAATGGCTTTCCATTTGCATCTGGTCCTCCATGTGGTCAGACTGAGTCCTGTGATCCCGTGTTTAGTTGAACCTCAGCAGATCTCCCAGTGGGTACTTAGTAAACATCTAATGAATGCTAAGTATCTTCACCAATGAATATTTGCTTCAATTCTGTTTGATTGCCTATTAGAGAAGAGTTATGGACaaacttttaaaatgcattattcagatgcctatttttatttctataccaCCTATATATAGGAGAAGGGAGTGGAAAATCAAGCTGATTTCCCAAAACAATTGTCTCCCCAGCTTTTGGATCCTTTCTCCTGTATACCTCTCTGGCttgtcaatctctctctctttttgtaaagattcattcattcgtttgtttgtttgtttgtttgtttgtttgtttaaggtggggaggggcagagggaaaggaagagagaaaacccTGTGCATACTCTGCtgactgagtgtggagcccaatgtggatgTCATGACtgtgagctcatgacctgagccaaaaccaagggtcaggtgcttaaccaactgggcaaCCCAGGTATCCTCCGTTTGAAAATCTCTCTTTTAAAGAGTGTCACTTAGAACTTGACATGTATTGTGGGTATAGTTTGAATTGCTGGAAAATcatgatttcttttcctctgtcttttgAGACAAAGCCCTGATACGTTGGGTCTTACCTGTCTGTAGGGCTTGCATTTCCTTCAGGGCATTGACTTCTCTCCAGAGCTTTTCAACTTGAGTCTTCAAGTCTCCATCCTTTTCTGGGGATATTTTAGGGTGGGGTAGGGTAGGAGGAATGGAAAGCatgattaaaataagataaaaataaaataaagctttggaACCCAGAATCTAAGCTGAGGGTGGTTTTCATGAAACTGGGCCAAGTGTATATGGAAATTAATGCATGAAAGTAAGTTGGTCAAGAAGATTCATAAGAACTTGGTAGTGGTAATCGTACTAAATGGTCCTTCTCTGAAACAGGGCTGCTATACCTCTCCAGCCGCATTTTGTGGGACTCTCCCCCTCTCAGGCATCAGACCAGTATGACTAGGC is a window encoding:
- the CLEC3A gene encoding C-type lectin domain family 3 member A, with the protein product MAKNGLVIYLLVITLLLDQTTSHTSKFKARKHSKRRVKEKDGDLKTQVEKLWREVNALKEMQALQTVCLRGTKVHKKCYLASEGLKHFHEANEDCISKGGTLVIPRNSDEINALRDYGKRSLPGVNDFWLGINDMVTEGKFVDVHGVTISFLNWDHAQPNGGKRENCALFSQSAQGKWSDEVCRSTKRYICEFIIP